The stretch of DNA AAATGATGCAATCTGATATGATTTGGAACATCATAAAATCAACAAGGATAAAGGTAAAAAAATATGAATAAAAGACAAAAAATTCTGATTGTAGATGATTCAAAACCGGTGTTTATGAAAGAGGATCTACTTCCCGTTATGGGAGATAATCAAATGATCCAGGATCTGCCCTCTGCATTTATCCGGGTTTTGGAGTAACAGAACGCATGGAAAAAATAATGGAAAAGGATCTTCTGATCCGGGATGTAGAAACAAAAAATATCATGACTAAATCCAGTCTTCCGGTAGGGGGATATTCTGTCAATCCTTATGTAGGATGTACCCACGGCTGCAAATACTGCTATGCCTCTTTTATGAAACGGTTCACCGGGCATACCGAATCGTGGGGGACATTTTTGGATATAAAACACTGGCCGGCAATTAAAAACCCGAGAAAATATAAAGGCCAACGGGTAGTGATTGGTTCCGTGACAGATGGGTATCTGCCCCAGGAAAAGGAGATAAGAAATACCCGCAGGATTTTAGAACAGTTAAAAAATAGCGGTGCAGAAATCCTTATCTGTACGAAATCGGATCTTGTACTCCGGGATATTGACTTGCTAAAAGAAATGGGAAAAGTCACTGTCTCATGGTCGATCAACACATTAGATGAAAAATTTCAGGCAGACATGGATCAAGCTGTCAGCATCAGCCGCAGACTTGAGGCAATGAAGCAGGTATACGAAGCCGGAATACGCACGGTTTGTTTCATTTCCCCAGTATTTCCGGGCATCACAGATTTTGAAAAGATTTTTGAACGTGTGAAAGATCAGTGTGACCTGGTATGGTTAGAAAATCTAAATCTCCGCGGTGGTTTCAAACAGGAGATCCTGGATTATATTCAGAAATATTATCCTCACCTTGTTACCCTGTATGATGAAATCTATCGCAAGGGAGATCGAAGTTATTTTCGGGCATTGGAAAACCAGGCAGCACAGATGTCCCAAAAATACGACTGTCCTTTTGTAGACAACGAACTGCCTTATGACCGCGCAGAGCCAGGCCATCCTGTAATCGTGGACTATTTCTATCATGAAGAAGTACGGGGATCGGAAAATACAGGGCGGCGCAAAAAATGATTGAATAAGTTGAGATGTAAAAGAGGTGCCTCAAGAGACTGAAACAACTCATAGTTTTCCATGAATGTTACAGTCTCTTTATTATTATCAGTATACTCCACACTCTGGGTTGGTATCAATATCAAGATGAAGCAAAGGCTTTTCTCCCTCCACTGCCCGGTATATATCCAGCATAGTAATTTCATCCGCAGGTTTGGTAAGACAGGCGTTTGCCTGGCTTTGGGTATTGGAGATAAGGCTTGCATTTTTCAGCGCGGACATCAGCTGCCGGATATAGGCAGGATTTGTTTTTACACTTTTTGCAATCTGGGCACTGGTCAGATGCTCTTTTTCTTCTTGTAATTTATATTTTAACATGGTACAATTTTGATGTAATTTTAATAATAACAATAAAAGAAAGGAAAGTCAACCATGCAGCCAATGAAAAATATTGTTTTTGAAAATGCATATCAAAAAAATGCCCGGACCTTATTAGATAAACTTAATTCTGCTGAAGCCATTCTGGTAGGAGCAGCAGCCGGCATGTCCGCTTCCTGTGGCTATAATTTTTTCTATCAGAATGATGCGATATTTCAGAAATATCTGGGGGATTTCCATAAAAAATATGGATTTACCGGAGCCTTTAACGGATTTTACTATCATTATCCTTCCCCGGAAGCTCACTGGGCATTTCTTGTACGTATGGGCTATATGGAATATGAGTGTCCTACAGGACAGCCTTACTACGATCTCATGGAACTCCTTGAGGGTAAAAACTATCATATTATGACCACCAATCAGGACTTCCAGTTTACCCGTGTGGTGTCCGAAGAAAAATTAAGCGCCATCCAGGGTGATTTCCGCTATTATCAGTGCAGCCGCCGATGTCATGACCAGATTTATTACAACAAGGATATGGTCTATGCCATGAATGCAGCTATTGACGAGAATCTGTGTATCCCCGCCAAAATGATCCCCCGCTGTCCAAAATGCGGAGCCCAGATGGAGCCCTGGGTACGGGGATATACATTCCTGGAAGGTGCCAAGTATAGAGACGAATACCGGAAGATCAACGAATTTCTGGAAAAGAATAAAGAGAAGAAGATCCTTTTTCTGGAGTTGGGCGTAGGACGAATGACCCCTATGTTTATCCAGGAACCTTTCTGGAATCTCACATACTCCCTGCCTAAGGCGTTTTACATTACCATTAATCCAAAGGACGCCATTCTTCCTGAAGAAATAGAACAGAAGGG from Blautia sp. SC05B48 encodes:
- a CDS encoding Rrf2 family transcriptional regulator, whose translation is MLKYKLQEEKEHLTSAQIAKSVKTNPAYIRQLMSALKNASLISNTQSQANACLTKPADEITMLDIYRAVEGEKPLLHLDIDTNPECGVY
- a CDS encoding radical SAM mobile pair protein B, which encodes MEKIMEKDLLIRDVETKNIMTKSSLPVGGYSVNPYVGCTHGCKYCYASFMKRFTGHTESWGTFLDIKHWPAIKNPRKYKGQRVVIGSVTDGYLPQEKEIRNTRRILEQLKNSGAEILICTKSDLVLRDIDLLKEMGKVTVSWSINTLDEKFQADMDQAVSISRRLEAMKQVYEAGIRTVCFISPVFPGITDFEKIFERVKDQCDLVWLENLNLRGGFKQEILDYIQKYYPHLVTLYDEIYRKGDRSYFRALENQAAQMSQKYDCPFVDNELPYDRAEPGHPVIVDYFYHEEVRGSENTGRRKK
- a CDS encoding NAD-dependent protein deacetylase; amino-acid sequence: MQPMKNIVFENAYQKNARTLLDKLNSAEAILVGAAAGMSASCGYNFFYQNDAIFQKYLGDFHKKYGFTGAFNGFYYHYPSPEAHWAFLVRMGYMEYECPTGQPYYDLMELLEGKNYHIMTTNQDFQFTRVVSEEKLSAIQGDFRYYQCSRRCHDQIYYNKDMVYAMNAAIDENLCIPAKMIPRCPKCGAQMEPWVRGYTFLEGAKYRDEYRKINEFLEKNKEKKILFLELGVGRMTPMFIQEPFWNLTYSLPKAFYITINPKDAILPEEIEQKGLAIKEDIALVLQEAVRVKKEGNKEHGEA